The genomic DNA AGACAGTTGTATAACTTAATATATTTGCAAAAATAATTCCAAGAGGGGCAGCTACACATTTGATTCACACACTTGAGATTCCAAGTGTTTCCTAACACTAAAGTCAGTGACCAAGGTGTATCCCATCCTATAATATGTGCCTATGATTCGATCCTCACACTCCCTTCTATAAAATATCAAATAGGTACCCGTGGCCGTGGACTAAACCAGCTACGCCTAACATGTCAAATACACGCAGAATGACAGAGTCACATACAGGCTTCACACATTTTCGATAATTCATGTAAAAGAAAACAACTATCTGCACAACTGTAGTCCAAGTCCAGTTTTCAACTTGGCCTTGGCCAACTTTATCAAGCTTTTGGAACTGCGGGTGAAGACAACACTTAGAGATGCCATTAATCATATTGTAAACTCATACTACAGCTAAATCCAGTAGTAGTTTTACCAAATGTTAACAAATCAATTGAAAGCATAATCAATCCCTATTCATAATCCAGGTTGAAACTGATACCTGTGAAGGTTTGTCTACTAACTTGCTTTCTCTTGCCAATCTTTGACCATCACAAACAAATACTCCAATAGAACAACACAGATTATGTTGGCAAGATTCCTAATAATGACAACTTACGCAACTGATATAAGTAATTGCTTGTTAATAGTTGAAAATATGTCAATACTGTATTGGTCAAATATCTTCAACAAAGACGGGGCATACTGCTCAGAAACTTAAGGCAAAATATAAATTTCAGGAACTTAAACAGATCAAAGTATATATATTCTACATTCACCATCACAAACTGCAAACAGACCAAAAAGTGCAGTTTACTCATTGAATTCTGAAATATGAGCACAAAAGAAAACAGTTTCCCTGTTAGAGATTACAAATACTTATTACTTAGCTCAAGTGAAATTTGTGATTCACTTTCCATTCAAGGACCCTAAAGAACTACCATATTATCAACCAAGAGATAAGTTCTACCATGTATCAACCAAAAGATAAGCAACAAAATGCAACTCAACTATACTAGAAATCAAGTCCTCGCCAGTAAACGAAACCATAATCATAGATAACCTCTTCCAATTTGTCGGGATCTTTCTTAGCTAGCTAGTAATACACTAAATCATACACATATACAAACCCATGATCAATTCATTATCTAAGTAATACAAACACAACCTCGGATTTAAAGTCTACTAgcaaataattcaaatttatcaaataaaccttaaAAATCATATACACACACACGATCGACCTCTTATCAATTGTGATACAGTCCAATTTGCAGCCAATTCTTATTTgaacacatacacatatatacaaaTTGCATAAAATCTAATAAATAAACAAACACGAACAATTCAATTTCATTCGAAACAAAGCTCGTATCACAATAACAACAACATCAAAGTCTCCACCATATTAGCACAAACACAAGGGTAATTAATTAGACAACAATAACCCAACTTATCGAAACATCGAAAAACATGATAAATTATAAGAAATCACTTCTTGAGACTGCCACGAACACCAGGACGAGGAGCAGAAGATTCAGCAACAACAGGAGCAGTAGCATGAAGATTACTAATCTTGGTATCATCAAAAGGAATCTTGGGATGTTTAGAATCATGATGGATCTGCATAGATTTAACATCAGGTGCAGTTATCTTACAGTGAGGACACTCGTATTTCGCGTGGCCGCCTTTTGTTGAACCGGTTCGATCGGCGATTCCGGCTTTGCCGCCGCCGCGATTGGTGGTGGCGGCGTCTAGCTTGGCCGCCAGCTCCTTGGCGGTGTGCTTCTTGGGCTTGGCTTTTCCGGTCATGATGAGGAGAGAGTGTGTTTTCTTGGGATGTGTGATGGAGGATAAAATGAATGGAGGGGTGTGTGAAGAATATAAACCCTAGAAACAATGGTAGTCACTTTCTTTTATAGTGGCACAAGCATTTTCCTTTGACTTTAGTTTCTGATATGATATGCCAATTGCTTCATTGATTAATTGGCTAGACGAACCTAAATGGGAATAATTAATTGAATGTATTTAATTTACTATTAttaatttttacaatttttttttataaatttaagtTTCCGAATAACAAAACAAACTAAACTCCGAACTTGAAAAAGAAAATCTAAATTATATGTAACAAAAACTAAACGTCTTTTTAACGAGAATATTTCAAGTGACGCTTGTCTTTACATTTTAATATTTTCTTTTCAATAAGTTATTGTTGTTATAATAGTAATGAAAAAAGTTAAAGGACAACTAAAAATAAATGAGAATGATCATGTATGAAAGGAGTTAAAAACCCGAGAATGTATTGTCTTTGCTCAATGGATGGATGCCTGATATATGACTTTCCTTCAATCGTATGAAATGTGACAGTTTTTATGTAATGATCGAGTCTTTTACACAATGCGAACCAGGTGTGAAGCTGCCGATTTATCACGAGGTTAAAATTTCTTTGCTAAAAAAAGAAGTTGATTACGCCAAAAGTTATGTAACGGATCATGAGCAATAATGAGATAAGTTTTGCCTCATTGATATGTGATGGTTGTACATATGACGTTCAAAGATCTTTGATAAATTTCCTTGCCAATAGTCCAAGGAAAAGTGTTTTTATTGAATCATTTGACTCACCGGCTTAGAAAAAATTGGAGAACAAATTTATGAGTTATGTTGCAGATACATCGAGAACATTGGACCTTATAGAGTTGTGCAAGTGGTACGGACAATGCCTCAGATAACAAATTGGTTGGTAAGGTCTTACTAAAAATGTATTTTTGTTGTGAGTTGCAACATCGATCAAATTTACGTTAATCAATGTATTCTTAAACCTGTTAACATGAAAGCTCATGAAAGCTCTTGAAGGTAAATATCCACATTTATTTTGGACCTCTTGTGCGGCTCATTGCTTGGTTTTAATATTTAAAggcaattttaaattaaaaaacatGAAGACAACATTTGAGAGGGTTGTTAAACTGAATTCCTACATATATACCAGGCGTACAATGGTAAACATGTTGAGGCAGTTTACGAAATATCGGGAGATAATTAGACCATCAAAAACTCGATTTGCAATGACTTTTCTCACCCTGGACATAATTCACAACCAACGGGCTAATTTGAGAAATATGGTTTCATCAAAAGAATATCTCGAAAGCAAATATTCAAAGGAGAGAAGCAGTAAAGATTATTTTCATGCCGCCATTTTAGAATAATATGGTATTTTCACTTAAGGTGGCAGGACCTCTTGTTCATGTCTTAAGGCTGGTTGAGGGTGAAAAGAAACCTGCAATGTAATATATTTATATACGAGGCAATTGATATGGAAAAAGAGGCAATTACAAAGTCCTTTAAGAAAGTTGAAAATAAGTACTCACATTTTTTCGCAATAATTGATGAAAGGTAATATACGACTCACTCACTTGTGTATTTGTTAAAAGAGGCTGGAAGATAAAAATATTTGGTAGTTTTATTTCAAGTGTAATGTACAATTGCATCAGCCCCTACATGCTGCTGGATATTATCTTAATCCAAAATTTTATTATACAAACTTGGACATTGAATCGTATCAAGATGTGATAAAAGGGGCTTTACACTTGTATTGAGAAAATGGTACCTGGTCAAGCTGAACATGATAGAATTGTTGACCATATTCCATTGTACATAAATGCAGACAATATCTTTGGCATCTCAATGGCTAGAAGGCAAA from Apium graveolens cultivar Ventura chromosome 5, ASM990537v1, whole genome shotgun sequence includes the following:
- the LOC141659218 gene encoding protein METHYLENE BLUE SENSITIVITY 1-like; this translates as MTGKAKPKKHTAKELAAKLDAATTNRGGGKAGIADRTGSTKGGHAKYECPHCKITAPDVKSMQIHHDSKHPKIPFDDTKISNLHATAPVVAESSAPRPGVRGSLKK